The sequence CCGGCTTCGGGGCAGACTCCGTCCTCCCCGCGGCCTGCTCCTTCTTGAGCTGGGCCAGGGCGTCCTTCGACTCGTTCTTGAAACGGTTCGCCACGCCCTCCTGCATACCGCGCGAGCTGCTGCTGAAATGCACCAGCTCGCCCCCCTCGTTGCGGCGGCCGCGCTCGGCGTAGACGGCCTTGATGATCTCCTCGTCGCTCATCTTCGACGGATCCTTGCCCTTGAGCGCAGCCTTGAAGACGTCGTCGGAGTTGTTGCGGTGCTGGACGGCGGTGGACCAGGCCACATCCTGCAGTGTCTTCGAGCGTGTGGTGACGTCCAGGCCCGTGGTCTTCTGGATGTCAGCAACCGCGGGGCCATGGTGCGTGCGCGCGATGGCGTCGTGCTGAGCCTTGAAGAAGCCCTCGGGATCCTTCTTGGCCAGATCCTTCCAGGCTGCAGTGAACTCAGGGGAACCGGGCGTCTTGCCGGCCAGCGCCTTGTGGTACTCGGGATAGGTGTTCTTCAACCCATTCACGAATTCCTTGGCCGATCCCGACTTGCTGGAGAACTGGTAGGAACCATAGGACACGCCCCCCTTGTCCCCCTTGCCCGTGGACACGGTGCCAGGACCGGTCGCCTCGTATTTGCGGCTCAGAGCGCCCAGGTCCGCGGGGACGCTGCCGCCCTTTCCAGCCCCGGTGGGCTTCGCACTGGCGCCCGCGGGCTGGTAGCTGTCCACCCGCATCGGCGCTCCAGTTGCCCGGCCGCCTTGCGTGGAGCCGGCCGGCTTCGTATCGAAGCCATCGGCGATGCGCAGCACCTGGCCTGCGCTGATGCGGTCCGGGTCCTTGAGCTTGTTGTCCTTGACCAGCGCATCCACAGTGGTGCTGTTGCGCTTGGCGATGGCCGACAGCGTGTCGCCCGACCGCACTTTGTAGTTGCTGACGCCCGTCATTGTTTTCCCCTGTACCGTAGGCTTGCTGCCCACGGTTCACTCGACGTCCCGCCGAGGGTTTC is a genomic window of Stigmatella erecta containing:
- a CDS encoding LysM peptidoglycan-binding domain-containing protein, whose amino-acid sequence is MTGVSNYKVRSGDTLSAIAKRNSTTVDALVKDNKLKDPDRISAGQVLRIADGFDTKPAGSTQGGRATGAPMRVDSYQPAGASAKPTGAGKGGSVPADLGALSRKYEATGPGTVSTGKGDKGGVSYGSYQFSSKSGSAKEFVNGLKNTYPEYHKALAGKTPGSPEFTAAWKDLAKKDPEGFFKAQHDAIARTHHGPAVADIQKTTGLDVTTRSKTLQDVAWSTAVQHRNNSDDVFKAALKGKDPSKMSDEEIIKAVYAERGRRNEGGELVHFSSSSRGMQEGVANRFKNESKDALAQLKKEQAAGRTESAPKPDGKPVTGTGSVNKPVSAEAKQVKVPYYSQFEGGHGYTPGGKACFKAAVSMAKAAGANVTGPGDRIQVATGENSKGQVTVDPKKAAEGRKYIDSQLDAGKPVVVGVSHKDANYNADGLTDHFVVITGRGVDDKGRAYYTFHDPGTTQTSKGADTNPDNRFYMEDTGKMYRPGKQANGYVSDRQFEVSMVRRNG